In Nilaparvata lugens isolate BPH chromosome 5, ASM1435652v1, whole genome shotgun sequence, the following proteins share a genomic window:
- the LOC111054649 gene encoding yrdC domain-containing protein, mitochondrial has translation MLKFPLIVDLGLQVARCITRDSECVRTAVRLLKNGEVIGLPTDTIYGIACDAQNDVALSRLYTIKSRDCKKPIAICVGRVEDVSLWGNTRTVTNDVLNDLLPGPVTLLFDRSNRLNRNLNPDVEKVGIRVPDHPFIQIVANELGRPLALTSANISNEPSSLAVEEFDAIWKHLGAVFDGGRLENDRLGSTILDLSVGGRFAVVREGQAACETYAKLTKRGLLRCSR, from the coding sequence ATGCTCAAATTTCCTTTGATTGTAGATCTCGGGCTGCAAGTTGCCCGTTGCATCACGAGAGATTCAGAATGTGTTCGAACAGCTGTTAGACTTTTGAAAAACGGAGAGGTGATTGGACTTCCCACAGACACTATCTACGGTATTGCTTGTGACGCTCAAAACGATGTTGCGTTGAGTAGATTGTACACAATCAAATCTAGAGACTGTAAAAAACCTATTGCAATTTGTGTGGGAAGGGTGGAGGATGTGAGTTTATGGGGGAACACAAGAACTGTTACAAACGATGTGTTGAACGACCTGTTACCAGGACCTGTGACTTTGTTGTTTGATAGAAGCAACAGGTTGAACCGAAACCTAAACCCCGACGTTGAAAAGGTGGGCATTCGTGTTCCCGACCACCCATTCATTCAGATAGTGGCCAACGAACTTGGACGACCTCTGGCGTTGACCAGTGCAAACATCAGTAACGAGCCAAGTTCGCTGGCGGTGGAAGAGTTCGATGCGATCTGGAAGCATTTGGGTGCAGTGTTCGATGGCGGTCGCTTGGAGAACGACAGGTTGGGCTCGACGATTTTGGATTTGAGTGTGGGGGGACGGTTTGCAGTGGTCAGGGAAGGGCAGGCGGCCTGTGAGACGTACGCTAAGCTTACCAAACGCGGGTTGTTGAGGTGTAGTCGCTGA